The Enterobacter asburiae genome window below encodes:
- the luxS gene encoding S-ribosylhomocysteine lyase, with protein MPLLDSFTVDHTRMEAPAVRVAKTMHTPHGDTITVFDLRFCVPNKEVMPEKGIHTLEHLFAGFMRDHLNGNGVEIIDISPMGCRTGFYMSLIGVPDEKRVADAWKAAMEDVLKVKEQNQIPELNVYQCGTYQMHSLEEAQEIARHIIERDVRVNSNEELALPKEKLQELHI; from the coding sequence ATGCCGTTATTAGATAGCTTTACTGTCGACCATACCCGTATGGAAGCACCTGCAGTACGCGTGGCGAAGACCATGCACACCCCGCACGGCGACACGATCACCGTCTTCGATCTGCGTTTCTGCGTGCCAAATAAAGAAGTGATGCCAGAGAAAGGCATTCATACCCTGGAGCACCTGTTCGCTGGTTTCATGCGTGACCATCTGAACGGCAACGGCGTTGAGATCATCGATATCTCTCCGATGGGCTGCCGTACCGGTTTCTACATGAGTCTGATTGGTGTGCCTGACGAGAAACGCGTCGCAGATGCGTGGAAAGCGGCGATGGAAGACGTGCTGAAGGTGAAAGAGCAGAACCAGATCCCTGAGCTGAACGTTTACCAGTGCGGTACTTACCAGATGCACTCTCTGGAAGAAGCGCAGGAAATCGCGCGTCACATCATCGAGCGTGATGTTCGCGTGAACAGCAACGAAGAGCTGGCCCTGCCAAAAGAAAAACTGCAGGAACTGCACATCTAG
- a CDS encoding AraC family transcriptional regulator, translating to MTTTATFSFIHRPLVPFAHDYVHGDSEPWHEHDCAQLLHTLSGVVRVDTASGCWVVPPGRGVWLPAGTRHSLRITGNVAARTLFIDPLARADLPATCQIVQIAPLLRELILVSLDLPESYSPGSRDERVYELILDEIRTMPVLPFHLPEPETEALRHLCLQIRQNAGESWSSAQAASMMNMSERTLNRHFQQQTGLSFGEWLRRARLLEALVRLAQGQPVLRVALDLGYGSHSAFTAMFRRVMGVSPSDYFKND from the coding sequence ATGACCACAACCGCAACCTTCTCCTTTATCCATCGTCCCCTCGTTCCGTTTGCCCATGATTACGTTCATGGCGACAGCGAGCCGTGGCATGAGCACGACTGCGCACAGCTGTTGCACACCCTGAGCGGCGTGGTACGGGTCGATACGGCATCGGGCTGTTGGGTTGTTCCTCCCGGTCGCGGCGTCTGGCTACCGGCGGGGACCCGCCACTCGCTTCGCATCACCGGCAACGTGGCGGCGCGAACGCTGTTTATCGATCCGCTGGCGCGGGCCGATCTCCCGGCCACCTGCCAGATCGTGCAGATCGCGCCGCTGTTGCGCGAACTGATCCTCGTCTCTCTTGATTTACCTGAATCGTACTCGCCCGGCAGCCGGGATGAACGCGTCTATGAACTCATTCTCGATGAAATCCGCACCATGCCCGTGCTGCCGTTTCACCTGCCGGAGCCAGAAACTGAGGCGTTACGCCACCTGTGTCTGCAAATCCGGCAAAACGCGGGGGAAAGCTGGAGCAGCGCGCAGGCCGCGAGCATGATGAACATGAGCGAACGCACTCTGAACCGCCATTTTCAGCAGCAGACGGGATTAAGCTTCGGCGAGTGGTTGAGAAGGGCGCGCCTGCTGGAAGCCTTAGTGCGGCTGGCGCAGGGCCAGCCGGTATTGCGCGTGGCGCTGGATCTGGGTTACGGCAGCCACAGCGCCTTTACGGCGATGTTTCGCCGGGTGATGGGCGTCTCCCCCAGCGATTACTTTAAGAACGACTGA
- the leuA gene encoding 2-isopropylmalate synthase: MLNTPADKYQPYPTLSLPDRRWPEQRITRAPRWLSTDLRDGNQALAEPMDSTRKLQFWDLLLGCGFKEIEVAFPSASQTDFNFVRQLIEENRIPDDVTIQVLTQAREDLIHRTFESLRGAKQATVHLYNATAPLFRRLVFGMEKAQIVELATRSTRLIRQLCEENPDTRWQYEYSPETFCFTEPEFALEICEAVAEIWQPCDERPMVINLPATVEVSTPNVYADQIEYFCRHFSRRRDVCISVHPHNDRGTGVASAELAVMAGADRVEGCLFGNGERTGNVCLVTLAMNLYSQGVSPNLDFSDMNRVVEVVEACNQLPVHPRHPWAGRLAYTAFSGSHQDAIKKGFDARRPGERWEMPYLPVDPQDIGCTYEAVIRVNSQSGKSGSAWLIEQNHGLKLPRALQQDFSQHVQQETDRHGKEMTQNALWQLFRTRYGLVATPQFALQSYRSDSQQDGQLRLTASIATHGGTRQLEGQGNGLLSAAAQGLSRWVNAPFVIKDYHEHTLGERSDSRSVAYIRCLFQDGSSRWGVGIDSDVARASLQALLNAVSRS, from the coding sequence ATGCTGAACACACCCGCCGACAAGTACCAACCCTATCCGACCCTTTCCCTGCCCGACCGCCGGTGGCCGGAGCAACGCATCACCCGCGCGCCGCGCTGGCTCTCAACCGACCTGCGCGACGGCAACCAGGCGCTTGCCGAGCCGATGGACAGCACCCGCAAGCTGCAGTTCTGGGATCTGCTGCTGGGCTGCGGATTCAAAGAAATTGAGGTGGCTTTCCCATCCGCCTCGCAGACGGATTTCAACTTTGTTCGCCAGCTGATTGAAGAGAACCGCATCCCGGATGACGTCACGATTCAGGTATTAACCCAGGCGCGGGAAGATCTCATCCATCGTACTTTCGAATCCCTGCGCGGTGCGAAACAGGCCACCGTCCATCTGTATAACGCCACCGCCCCGCTGTTCCGCCGCCTGGTATTCGGCATGGAGAAAGCGCAAATCGTCGAGCTGGCGACGCGATCCACGCGGCTTATTCGTCAGCTGTGTGAAGAGAACCCGGACACCCGCTGGCAGTATGAGTATTCCCCGGAAACCTTCTGCTTTACCGAACCGGAATTTGCGCTGGAGATTTGTGAAGCCGTGGCGGAGATCTGGCAGCCGTGCGACGAACGGCCCATGGTGATCAACTTACCGGCCACCGTCGAAGTGAGCACGCCGAACGTCTATGCCGATCAGATCGAGTATTTCTGCCGCCACTTCAGCCGCCGCCGGGATGTCTGCATTAGCGTCCACCCGCATAACGACCGCGGTACCGGCGTCGCCAGCGCCGAGCTGGCCGTGATGGCGGGCGCAGACCGCGTGGAGGGCTGCCTGTTTGGCAACGGGGAGCGCACGGGAAACGTCTGCCTGGTGACGCTGGCGATGAACCTCTACAGCCAGGGCGTCAGCCCGAATCTGGACTTTAGCGATATGAACCGGGTGGTGGAAGTGGTGGAAGCCTGCAACCAGCTGCCGGTGCATCCGCGCCATCCGTGGGCGGGACGGCTGGCCTATACCGCCTTCTCCGGCTCGCACCAGGACGCGATTAAAAAAGGCTTTGATGCCCGCAGGCCTGGCGAGCGCTGGGAGATGCCCTATCTGCCCGTCGATCCGCAAGATATCGGCTGCACCTACGAAGCGGTGATCCGCGTAAACAGCCAGTCGGGGAAAAGCGGCAGCGCGTGGCTCATCGAACAGAATCATGGCCTGAAATTACCCCGCGCCCTGCAGCAGGATTTCAGCCAGCACGTGCAGCAGGAAACCGATCGCCACGGAAAAGAGATGACGCAAAATGCGCTGTGGCAGCTGTTCCGCACCCGCTACGGCCTGGTAGCCACGCCGCAGTTTGCGCTGCAATCCTACCGCAGCGACAGCCAGCAGGACGGCCAGCTGCGTTTGACGGCAAGCATCGCTACGCACGGGGGAACGCGTCAGCTGGAAGGTCAGGGTAACGGTCTGCTCTCCGCCGCCGCTCAGGGCTTAAGCCGCTGGGTCAACGCCCCGTTCGTGATTAAGGATTATCACGAGCATACGTTAGGCGAACGCAGCGACAGCCGCTCGGTGGCCTACATCCGCTGCCTGTTCCAGGACGGGAGCAGCCGCTGGGGCGTGGGCATCGACAGCGACGTGGCGCGCGCGTCGCTTCAGGCACTCTTAAACGCCGTCAGTCGTTCTTAA
- the emrB gene encoding multidrug efflux MFS transporter permease subunit EmrB codes for MQQQKPQKPLEGAQLVIMTIALSLATFMQVLDSTIANVAIPTIAGNLGSSLSQGTWVITSFGVANAISIPITGWLAKRVGEVKLFLWSTVLFVLASWACGMSSSLTMLIFFRVIQGIVAGPLIPLSQSLLLNNYPPAKRSIALALWSMTVIVAPICGPILGGYISDNYHWGWIFFINVPIGAIVVMLTLQSLRGRETRTEQRRIDAIGLALLVVGIGSLQVMLDQGKELDWFNSREIIILTIVAVVSLSFLIVWELTDDNPIVDLSLFKSRNFTIGCLCISLAYMLYFGAIVLLPQLLQEVYGYTATWAGLASAPVGLIPVLLSPIIGRFAHKLDMRRLVTFSFIMYAVCFYWRAYTFEPGMDFGASAWPQFIQGFAVACFFMPLTTITLSGLPPERMAAASSLSNFTRTLAGSIGTSITTTLWTNRESMHHAQLTEAVNPFNPNSQQMYNQLQGMGMTEQQASGWIAQQITNQGLIISANEIFWISAGIFIVLLGLVWFAKPPFGAGSGGGGAH; via the coding sequence ATGCAACAGCAAAAGCCGCAAAAACCGCTGGAAGGCGCGCAGCTGGTCATCATGACCATCGCGCTGTCGCTGGCGACATTCATGCAGGTGCTGGACTCCACCATCGCGAACGTGGCGATCCCGACCATCGCCGGTAACCTTGGCTCGTCGCTGAGCCAGGGGACCTGGGTCATTACCTCGTTTGGGGTGGCAAACGCCATCTCCATTCCGATTACCGGCTGGCTGGCAAAACGCGTCGGTGAAGTGAAGCTGTTCCTCTGGTCGACGGTATTGTTCGTTCTTGCCTCCTGGGCGTGCGGCATGTCCAGCAGCCTGACGATGCTGATCTTCTTCCGCGTTATTCAGGGGATTGTGGCCGGGCCGCTGATTCCGCTGTCGCAGAGTTTACTGCTGAACAACTACCCGCCCGCCAAACGTTCGATTGCGCTGGCGCTGTGGTCAATGACCGTGATTGTCGCGCCGATTTGCGGACCTATCTTAGGCGGCTATATCAGCGACAACTATCACTGGGGCTGGATCTTCTTCATCAACGTACCGATTGGCGCCATCGTGGTAATGCTGACGCTCCAGTCGCTGCGCGGAAGAGAAACCCGGACGGAACAGCGGCGTATCGACGCCATTGGCCTGGCACTGCTGGTTGTCGGCATCGGTAGCCTGCAGGTCATGCTCGACCAGGGCAAAGAGCTGGACTGGTTCAACTCCCGGGAGATCATCATCCTGACGATTGTCGCGGTGGTGTCGCTGAGCTTCCTGATTGTCTGGGAGCTGACGGACGATAACCCGATAGTCGACCTGTCGCTGTTTAAGTCGCGAAACTTCACCATAGGCTGTCTGTGTATCAGCCTCGCCTACATGCTCTACTTCGGCGCGATTGTACTGCTGCCGCAGCTGCTGCAGGAAGTATACGGCTACACCGCAACCTGGGCAGGTTTAGCCTCGGCGCCGGTTGGGTTGATTCCGGTTCTGCTGTCGCCGATTATTGGCCGCTTCGCCCACAAGCTCGACATGCGCCGGCTGGTGACGTTCAGCTTTATCATGTATGCCGTGTGTTTCTACTGGCGCGCGTATACGTTCGAACCGGGAATGGACTTTGGCGCGTCCGCGTGGCCGCAGTTTATTCAGGGCTTTGCCGTGGCGTGTTTCTTTATGCCACTGACCACCATCACGCTTTCCGGTTTACCGCCTGAGCGCATGGCGGCCGCATCGAGCCTGTCGAACTTTACGCGAACGCTGGCGGGCTCGATTGGTACGTCGATCACCACCACCCTGTGGACTAACCGTGAATCGATGCACCATGCCCAGCTGACCGAAGCGGTGAATCCGTTCAACCCGAACTCTCAGCAGATGTACAACCAGCTGCAGGGAATGGGCATGACGGAGCAGCAGGCGTCAGGGTGGATTGCCCAGCAGATCACCAACCAGGGTCTGATTATCTCCGCCAACGAGATTTTCTGGATATCGGCGGGGATCTTTATCGTCCTGCTGGGGCTGGTGTGGTTTGCTAAACCGCCGTTTGGCGCCGGTAGCGGCGGCGGCGGTGCGCACTAG
- the emrA gene encoding multidrug efflux MFS transporter periplasmic adaptor subunit EmrA translates to MSANAESTTPQQPGNKKGKRKSALLLLTLLFIIIAVAYGIYWFLVLRHAEETDDAYVAGNQVQIMAQVSGSVTKVWADNTDFVQKGDVLVTLDPTDAQQAFEKAQTALASSVRQTRQLMINSKQLQANIDVQKTALAQAQSDLNRRVPLGTANLIGREELQHARDAVASAQAQLDVAIQQYNANQAMVLGTSLENQPAVQQAATEVRNAWLALQRTKIVSPMTGYVSRRSVQPGAQISPTTPLMAVVPADNLWVDANFKETQLAHMRIGQTATVVSDIYGDDVKYTGKVVGLDMGTGSAFSLLPAQNATGNWIKVVQRLPVRIELDAKQLADHPLRIGLSTLVTVDTANRDGQILASQVRSSPAYESNAREISLDPVNKLIDDIVKANAG, encoded by the coding sequence ATGAGCGCAAATGCGGAGAGCACTACCCCGCAGCAGCCGGGCAACAAGAAAGGCAAACGTAAGAGCGCCCTTCTTCTGTTGACCTTGCTCTTTATCATTATTGCCGTGGCATATGGGATCTATTGGTTTTTAGTACTGCGTCATGCTGAAGAGACTGACGACGCGTACGTGGCAGGGAACCAGGTACAAATTATGGCGCAGGTGTCGGGCAGCGTGACGAAAGTCTGGGCTGACAATACCGACTTTGTGCAAAAAGGCGATGTGTTGGTGACCCTCGATCCAACCGATGCCCAGCAGGCGTTTGAAAAAGCACAGACCGCGCTGGCCTCCAGCGTCCGTCAGACCCGCCAGCTGATGATCAACAGCAAGCAGCTGCAGGCCAACATCGACGTGCAGAAAACGGCGCTGGCGCAGGCGCAGAGCGACCTGAACCGCCGCGTACCGCTCGGCACGGCTAACCTGATTGGCCGTGAAGAGCTGCAGCACGCACGCGACGCCGTTGCCAGCGCTCAGGCACAGCTGGATGTGGCCATTCAACAGTACAACGCCAACCAGGCGATGGTGCTGGGCACCAGTCTGGAAAACCAGCCTGCCGTACAGCAGGCGGCGACCGAAGTGCGCAACGCGTGGCTTGCCCTGCAGCGTACCAAAATCGTCAGCCCGATGACCGGCTATGTCTCCCGTCGTTCCGTCCAGCCAGGGGCGCAGATTAGCCCAACCACGCCGCTGATGGCGGTCGTGCCGGCAGACAATCTGTGGGTAGACGCCAACTTTAAAGAGACGCAGCTTGCCCATATGCGTATCGGCCAGACCGCGACGGTTGTCAGCGACATCTACGGCGATGACGTGAAGTACACCGGTAAAGTGGTCGGCCTGGATATGGGGACCGGCAGCGCCTTCTCCCTGCTGCCTGCGCAAAACGCCACCGGTAACTGGATCAAAGTGGTTCAGCGTCTGCCCGTGCGTATTGAGCTGGATGCCAAACAGCTGGCGGATCACCCGCTGCGTATCGGCCTCTCTACGCTGGTGACGGTCGACACCGCCAACCGCGACGGTCAGATCCTGGCAAGCCAGGTTCGCAGCAGCCCGGCTTATGAAAGTAACGCCCGTGAAATTAGCCTCGATCCGGTCAACAAGCTGATCGATGACATCGTGAAGGCAAACGCCGGTTAA
- the mprA gene encoding transcriptional repressor MprA: MDSSFTPIEQMLKFRASRHEDFPYQEILLTRLCMHMQGKLLENRNKMLKAQGINETLFMALITLESQENHSIQPSELSCALGSSRTNATRIADELEKRGWIERRESDNDRRCLHLQLTDKGHQFLREVLPPQHNCLHKLWSALSTAERDQLEHITRKLLTRLDQMDEDGAVLEALR, from the coding sequence ATGGATAGTTCGTTTACGCCCATTGAACAAATGCTTAAATTCCGCGCCAGTCGCCATGAGGACTTCCCGTATCAGGAAATCCTGCTGACCCGCCTGTGCATGCACATGCAGGGTAAGCTGCTGGAAAACCGTAATAAAATGCTGAAAGCTCAAGGGATTAACGAGACGTTGTTTATGGCGTTGATTACGCTGGAGTCTCAGGAAAATCACAGCATTCAGCCTTCCGAACTGAGCTGCGCGCTGGGCTCCTCCCGTACCAATGCGACCCGTATTGCCGATGAACTCGAAAAGCGCGGCTGGATTGAGCGCCGTGAAAGCGACAACGATCGCCGCTGCCTGCATCTGCAACTGACCGATAAAGGTCACCAGTTCCTGCGCGAGGTGCTGCCACCTCAGCACAATTGCCTGCACAAACTCTGGTCTGCCCTCAGCACCGCCGAGCGCGACCAGCTTGAGCACATCACTCGCAAGCTGCTCACCCGTCTGGACCAGATGGATGAAGACGGCGCCGTTCTTGAGGCGCTGCGCTAA